The Streptococcus mitis genome has a segment encoding these proteins:
- the ciaR gene encoding two-component system response regulator CiaR yields the protein MIKILLVEDDLGLSNSVFDFLDDFADVMQVFDGEEGLYEAESGVYDLILLDLMLPEKNGFQVLKELREKGITTPVLIMTAKESLDDKGHGFELGADDYLTKPFYLEELKMRIQALLKRSGKFNENSLTYGNIVVNLSTNTVKVEDTPVELLGKEFDLLVYFLQNQNVILPKTQIFDRLWGFDSDTTISVVEVYVSKVRKKLKGTTFAENLQTLRSVGYILKDVQ from the coding sequence ATGATAAAAATCTTATTAGTTGAGGATGACCTAGGCCTGTCAAATTCAGTATTTGACTTTTTAGACGATTTTGCGGATGTTATGCAGGTATTTGATGGGGAAGAAGGTCTCTACGAAGCTGAGAGTGGAGTCTATGATTTGATTTTGCTCGATTTGATGTTACCTGAAAAAAATGGCTTCCAAGTCTTGAAAGAATTGCGTGAAAAGGGGATTACGACTCCAGTTCTGATCATGACTGCCAAGGAAAGTTTGGATGATAAGGGACATGGATTTGAACTGGGAGCGGATGATTATCTGACTAAACCTTTCTACCTAGAAGAACTCAAAATGCGGATTCAAGCCCTTCTCAAACGTTCAGGTAAATTTAATGAAAACAGCTTGACTTATGGAAATATTGTGGTTAATTTGTCAACCAATACCGTTAAAGTCGAAGATACTCCTGTCGAATTGTTGGGGAAAGAGTTCGATTTATTAGTTTATTTCCTTCAAAATCAAAATGTTATTTTGCCCAAGACTCAGATTTTTGATCGTCTATGGGGATTTGATAGTGACACAACGATTTCAGTTGTCGAAGTCTATGTTTCAAAAGTCCGTAAGAAATTAAAAGGAACCACTTTTGCAGAGAATTTGCAAACCTTGCGCAGTGTTGGGTATATTTTAAAAGATGTTCAGTAA
- a CDS encoding sensor histidine kinase, translating into MFSKLKKTWYADDFSYFIRNFGVFTLIFSTMTLIILQVMHSSLYTSVDDKLHGLSENPQAVIQLAVNRATEEIKDLENAATDSSKTEVKPNVSSNTEVILFDKNFTQLLSGNRFLGLDKIKLEKKELGHIYQIQVFNSYGQEEIYRMILMETNISSVSTNIKYAAVLINTSQLEQASQKHEQLIVIVMASFWILSLLASLYLARVSVRPLLESMQKQQSFVENASHELRTPLAVLQNRLENLFRKPEATIMESSESIASSLEEVRNMRFLTTNLLNLARRDDGIKPEIAEVSPQFFKTTFTNYGLIASENDRVFESENRIYRPIMTDQLLLKQLMTILFDNAIKYTEEDGKIEFLVHCTDRHLYLTVSDNGIGISATDKKKIFDRFYRVDKARTRQKGGFGLGLSLAKQIVDSLRGTITVKDNKPRGTIFEVKIAIQSPSKRKNR; encoded by the coding sequence ATGTTCAGTAAACTAAAAAAAACATGGTATGCGGATGACTTTAGTTATTTTATCCGCAACTTTGGTGTCTTCACTCTGATTTTCTCCACTATGACCTTGATTATATTGCAGGTCATGCATTCGAGTCTCTATACTTCGGTGGATGATAAGCTTCATGGACTGAGTGAAAATCCTCAGGCAGTTATTCAGCTGGCTGTAAATAGGGCAACAGAAGAGATTAAAGACTTAGAGAATGCCGCTACAGATTCTAGCAAGACTGAAGTAAAACCCAATGTCAGTTCCAACACAGAAGTCATTCTTTTTGATAAGAATTTTACCCAGCTCCTTTCTGGAAACCGATTTTTGGGATTGGATAAGATTAAGTTAGAGAAAAAAGAACTAGGCCATATCTACCAGATTCAAGTTTTTAATAGCTATGGACAAGAAGAAATTTATCGCATGATTTTGATGGAAACGAATATCAGTTCGGTTTCAACCAATATCAAGTATGCAGCTGTTTTGATTAATACCAGTCAGTTGGAGCAAGCCAGTCAAAAGCATGAGCAATTGATTGTGATCGTGATGGCTAGTTTCTGGATTCTGTCTTTGCTCGCCAGTCTCTATCTAGCTAGGGTCAGTGTTCGTCCTCTGCTTGAGAGCATGCAGAAGCAACAGTCCTTTGTGGAAAATGCTAGTCATGAATTGAGAACTCCTTTAGCAGTCTTGCAAAATCGTTTGGAGAATTTGTTTAGAAAACCCGAAGCGACCATTATGGAGTCTAGTGAGAGTATCGCTTCCAGTCTTGAAGAAGTTCGAAATATGCGTTTTTTAACAACAAATCTTCTTAACTTAGCCCGCCGTGATGATGGAATAAAACCAGAAATAGCGGAAGTATCACCACAGTTCTTTAAAACGACCTTTACGAACTATGGCTTGATTGCTTCGGAAAATGACCGAGTCTTTGAATCTGAGAATAGAATTTACCGTCCTATTATGACGGATCAGTTGCTTCTCAAGCAGTTAATGACAATCTTATTTGATAATGCAATAAAATATACAGAAGAAGATGGAAAGATTGAGTTTCTTGTTCATTGTACAGATCGGCATCTTTATCTTACTGTATCTGATAATGGTATTGGTATTTCGGCTACAGATAAAAAGAAAATCTTTGATCGCTTCTATCGTGTTGATAAGGCAAGAACTCGTCAGAAAGGTGGTTTTGGTTTGGGATTATCTTTGGCCAAGCAGATTGTTGATTCCTTAAGAGGAACGATTACAGTTAAGGATAATAAACCGAGAGGAACGATTTTTGAAGTCAAGATTGCAATTCAATCTCCCTCGAAACGTAAGAATAGATAA
- a CDS encoding ASCH domain-containing protein codes for MTSQEMWNAYKQINPSIGDEIDAWAFGVEPDLLADLVLKGEKTATASAYDFYALEAESLPQEGTFDVILDSQNQSVCIVEITRVSVQPFNQVSAQHAFKEGEGDKSLAYWRQVHEDCFAEWLKEAGLTFTPESKVVLEEFRKVYPL; via the coding sequence ATGACATCGCAAGAAATGTGGAATGCCTATAAGCAAATCAATCCTTCTATCGGAGACGAGATAGATGCTTGGGCTTTTGGAGTGGAACCAGACCTTTTAGCGGATTTGGTTTTAAAAGGCGAAAAAACAGCAACAGCTTCAGCCTACGATTTCTACGCACTAGAAGCCGAGTCTCTTCCTCAAGAAGGAACTTTTGATGTCATTTTAGATAGTCAAAATCAGTCTGTCTGCATTGTCGAAATTACAAGGGTTTCCGTTCAGCCCTTCAATCAAGTTTCTGCTCAACATGCCTTTAAGGAAGGGGAAGGTGACAAATCCTTAGCCTATTGGCGTCAGGTTCATGAGGATTGTTTCGCCGAGTGGCTGAAAGAAGCAGGACTGACTTTTACACCTGAAAGCAAGGTTGTTTTAGAAGAATTTCGCAAGGTCTACCCACTGTAG
- a CDS encoding M1 family metallopeptidase, translated as MQAVEHFIKQFVPEHYDLFLDLSRETKTFSGKVTITGQAQSDRISLHQKDLEIASVEVAGVARPFTVDHENEALHIELAEAGQVEVVIAFSGKITDNMTGIYPSYYTVDGVKKEVLSTQFESHFAREAFPCVDEPEAKATFDLSLRFDQAEGELALSNMPEIDVENRKETGIWKFETTPRMSSYLLAFVAGDLQGVTAKTKNGTLVGVYSTKAHPLSNLDFSLDIAVRSIEFYEDYYGVKYPIPQSLHIALPDFSAGAMENWGLVTYREVYLVVDENSTFASRQQVALVVAHELAHQWFGNLVTMKWWDDLWLNESFANMMEYVCVDAIEPSWNIFEDFQTGGVPLALERDATDGVQSVHVEVKHPDEINTLFDGAIVYAKGSRLMHMLRRWLGDADFTKGLHAYFEKHQYSNTIGSDLWDALGQASGRDVAAFMDSWLEQPGYPALTVKVENDVLKISQKQFFIGEHEDKNRLWVVPLNSNWKGLPDTLETESIEIPGYAALLAENKTALRLNTENTAHYITDYQGDLLDAVLADLVELDKTSKLQIVQERRLLAEAGHISYADLLPVLDKLAKEESYLVVSAVSEVISALERFIDEGTEAERAFKDLVAKLARHNYDRLGFEAKDGESDEDELVRQLAISMMIRSNDAEASQVASQIFEAHKNQLAGLPAAIRSQVLINEMKHHETKDLLALYLDTYTHATDAVFKRQLAAALAYSTDADNIQNLIASWKDKFVVKPQDLSAWYFQFLSHQATQETAWSWARENWAWIKAALGGDMSFDSFVILPAHVFKTQQRLAEYKEFFEPQLSDLALSRNIGMGIKEIAARVDLINREKAAVEAVVLQYGNA; from the coding sequence ATGCAAGCAGTTGAACATTTTATTAAGCAATTTGTTCCTGAACATTATGATTTATTTTTAGACTTGAGTCGTGAGACCAAGACTTTTTCAGGGAAGGTAACCATCACTGGTCAAGCACAGAGTGACCGCATTTCCCTCCACCAAAAAGACTTGGAAATCGCTTCTGTAGAAGTTGCAGGGGTAGCTCGCCCATTCACAGTTGACCATGAAAATGAAGCCCTTCATATCGAATTGGCTGAGGCTGGTCAAGTTGAAGTGGTTATCGCTTTCTCAGGAAAAATTACAGACAACATGACAGGGATTTACCCTTCTTATTACACAGTTGATGGAGTCAAGAAGGAAGTCTTGTCTACTCAGTTCGAGAGTCATTTTGCGCGCGAAGCCTTCCCATGTGTGGATGAACCAGAAGCCAAAGCAACTTTTGACCTCTCTCTACGTTTCGACCAAGCAGAAGGTGAATTGGCCTTGTCTAATATGCCAGAAATCGATGTTGAAAACCGTAAGGAAACAGGTATCTGGAAGTTTGAAACAACACCTCGCATGTCTTCTTACTTGTTAGCCTTTGTTGCGGGTGATTTGCAAGGGGTAACGGCTAAAACTAAAAACGGTACCCTCGTAGGTGTCTACTCAACCAAAGCCCATCCACTATCTAACCTTGATTTCTCACTGGATATTGCTGTTCGCTCTATCGAGTTTTACGAAGATTACTATGGAGTTAAGTACCCAATTCCTCAATCTCTCCACATCGCCCTTCCTGACTTCTCAGCAGGTGCTATGGAAAACTGGGGTCTGGTAACCTACCGTGAAGTTTACTTGGTTGTCGATGAGAACTCTACATTTGCTAGCCGTCAACAAGTTGCCCTTGTTGTTGCCCATGAATTGGCTCACCAATGGTTTGGTAACCTCGTAACTATGAAATGGTGGGATGACCTTTGGCTTAATGAAAGCTTCGCTAACATGATGGAGTACGTCTGTGTGGATGCTATTGAACCAAGCTGGAATATTTTTGAAGACTTCCAAACAGGTGGAGTACCTCTTGCTCTTGAACGTGACGCGACTGATGGTGTTCAGTCTGTTCACGTCGAAGTCAAACACCCAGATGAAATCAATACGCTCTTTGATGGCGCTATCGTCTATGCCAAAGGAAGCCGTCTCATGCACATGCTTCGCCGTTGGCTAGGAGATGCCGATTTCACTAAAGGTTTGCATGCCTACTTTGAAAAACACCAATACAGCAACACCATTGGTAGTGACCTTTGGGATGCCCTTGGTCAAGCGTCAGGACGTGATGTCGCAGCCTTCATGGATTCTTGGTTGGAACAGCCTGGTTACCCAGCTCTTACTGTCAAAGTTGAAAATGATGTTTTGAAGATTTCACAAAAACAATTCTTTATCGGTGAACACGAAGATAAGAACCGTCTCTGGGTAGTGCCACTCAATAGCAACTGGAAAGGTTTGCCTGATACACTTGAAACTGAAAGTATCGAAATACCTGGCTACGCAGCTCTTCTTGCAGAAAACAAAACAGCACTTCGTCTCAACACAGAAAATACAGCCCACTACATTACAGACTATCAAGGAGACTTGTTAGATGCTGTTCTTGCTGACCTAGTTGAGCTTGATAAGACAAGTAAACTGCAGATCGTTCAAGAACGTCGTTTGCTTGCTGAGGCAGGGCACATTTCTTATGCTGACTTGCTTCCAGTTCTTGATAAACTTGCTAAGGAAGAATCTTACCTTGTCGTTTCAGCTGTTTCTGAAGTAATTTCTGCTCTTGAGCGCTTTATCGATGAAGGAACAGAAGCTGAAAGAGCCTTCAAAGACTTGGTTGCTAAATTGGCTCGTCATAATTATGACCGTCTTGGTTTTGAAGCTAAAGATGGCGAATCAGATGAGGATGAATTGGTTCGTCAGTTAGCCATTTCTATGATGATTCGCTCAAATGATGCAGAAGCTAGCCAAGTCGCTAGCCAAATCTTCGAAGCTCACAAGAATCAGCTTGCAGGACTTCCAGCAGCTATTCGCTCACAAGTTCTGATCAATGAGATGAAACATCATGAGACTAAAGACTTGTTAGCACTTTATCTTGATACTTATACGCACGCAACAGATGCGGTCTTTAAACGTCAGTTGGCAGCAGCTCTTGCCTACAGTACAGATGCGGACAATATCCAAAACTTGATTGCTTCTTGGAAGGACAAATTTGTGGTCAAACCACAAGACTTGTCTGCTTGGTACTTCCAGTTCTTAAGCCATCAAGCAACTCAGGAAACAGCATGGTCTTGGGCTCGTGAAAACTGGGCTTGGATTAAGGCAGCCCTTGGAGGAGATATGAGCTTTGATAGCTTTGTCATCCTTCCTGCTCACGTATTTAAGACTCAGCAACGCTTGGCGGAATACAAGGAATTCTTTGAGCCACAACTTTCTGACCTTGCTCTTAGCCGTAACATCGGTATGGGAATCAAGGAAATTGCAGCGCGTGTTGACTTGATTAACCGTGAAAAAGCTGCAGTGGAAGCAGTCGTTCTTCAATACGGAAATGCATAA